A genome region from Eremothecium cymbalariae DBVPG#7215 chromosome 4, complete sequence includes the following:
- the RSM24 gene encoding mitochondrial 37S ribosomal protein mS35 (similar to Ashbya gossypii AGL140C), which yields MRPSFVHQFKASLRCFIKDGGVVAGSKAKASNKAKVSSTELYKYPSQWHGLSPEKLLQLHFERQAILGGLYKPSEEEYRALLPSAGELGISENEFKKYYYAPASQMEKELGIGDGRSTADAEPYGFDDLPSQAQVLVSQHREQRFYNRLAAYELPLLVKHRQEYNRPCPKTHPVTYRYTTYIGEKHANSRKVVLSVKTANLGLSEKELHKLRLLARTRYDHITDVLKMSSERYEEPAQNAKYLSTTLKKLIIEAKNTTDDLSDIPLDTRHTTAKNMRKKTRNHKFPEEWKRPEDAPKKTVNLIEMVADQL from the coding sequence ATGAGGCCTTCTTTTGTTCATCAATTCAAGGCATCTTTGAGATGTTTTATTAAGGACGGTGGCGTTGTTGCCGGCAGTAAGGCGAAAGCCTCCAATAAGGCAAAAGTCTCCAGTACAGAGTTGTACAAATATCCTAGCCAGTGGCATGGGTTGAGCCCTGAAAAGCTATTACAATTACATTTTGAACGTCAGGCAATCCTTGGGGGTCTTTACAAACcatcagaagaagaatatcGGGCGTTATTACCTTCTGCAGGGGAGTTGGGTATTTCTGAGaatgaatttaaaaaatattactaCGCACCAGCAAGTCAAATGGAGAAGGAGCTGGGCATTGGGGATGGGAGAAGCACTGCTGATGCTGAGCCTTATGGATTTGATGATTTGCCCTCCCAGGCGCAAGTTTTAGTTTCTCAGCACCGTGAACAACGTTTCTACAACAGGCTTGCAGCATATGAGTTGCCATTGTTGGTTAAGCACCGTCAGGAATATAACAGACCTTGCCCCAAAACGCATCCGGTGACGTATCGCTACACTACCTACATTGGAGAGAAGCATGCAAACTCTCGGAAAGTCGTATTATCTGTCAAAACCGCCAATTTGGGACTATCGGAAAAGGAATTACACAAACTGCGTCTGTTGGCCAGGACGCGCTATGACCACATAACTGACGTATTGAAAATGTCTAGCGAACGTTATGAAGAGCCCGCACAGAATGCCAAATATCTGAGTACGACactgaagaagttgattaTTGAAGCAAAGAATACCACTGATGATCTCAGCGACATCCCACTTGACACAAGGCATACAACTGCTAAAAACATGCGTAAGAAGACACGTAATCATAAGTTCCCTGAGGAGTGGAAACGCCCCGAAGATGCTCCTAAAAAGACTGTTAACTTGATCGAGATGGTTGCAGACCAATTGTGA
- the HMO1 gene encoding Hmo1p (similar to Ashbya gossypii AGL141W 1-intron) — MSEPSIKLRTAKDSLVSSLFELSKAANQTASCIVDFYHVIGEDEEEKIEAFTMLTEALQRLTSATNQLHSVSNELTNPLDDEKEVLPSSPVKPPPKKKQERDPNAPKKPLTVFFAYSAYVRQALREERQRAGLPPLSSTEITQEISKKWKELSDSEKDKWKQAYTTELGNYQREKQKYLEAKKNGIIPVYDGPISAPVPIPDYLQTGVDAFDSLNEKRAYDEDGSSSDKKKKKKKKDKKKEKSRSSGNDA; from the exons ATGTCAGAGCCATCGATCAAGTTAAGAACTGCTAAGGACTCA tTAGTATCGTCGTTATTTGAGTTGTCTAAGGCAGCTAATCAGACAGCTTCATGTATTGTGGACTTTTATCATGTAATTGGggaggatgaggaggaaAAGATAGAGGCTTTCACAATGCTAACAGAGGCTTTACAGAGGTTGACATCGGCAACAAATCAATTACACAGCGTTAGCAATGAGCTGACGAATCCTTTGGATGACGAGAAGGAGGTATTACCCTCCTCGCCTGTAAAACCGCcaccaaagaagaagcaggaACGTGATCCCAACGCTCCAAAGAAGCCATTAACTGTTTTCTTTGCTTACTCTGCGTACGTGCGTCAAGCTTTACGCGAAGAGAGACAGAGAGCAGGATTACCGCCCTTGTCTTCTACTGAAATCACTCAGGagatttccaaaaaatgGAAGGAGCTAAGTGATTCTGAGAAGGATAAGTGGAAGCAGGCCTACACTACTGAACTAGGAAACTATCAGAGGGAAAAGCAGAAGTACTTGGAAGCCAAGAAAAACGGAATCATTCCCGTTTACGACGGCCCAATCTCAGCTCCTGTCCCCATTCCAGATTACTTGCAGACCGGTGTGGATGCATTTGATTCATTGAACGAGAAGAGAGCATACGATGAAGATGGCTCTTCTTCtgacaagaagaagaagaagaagaagaaggacaaaaagaaggaaaagagCAGAAGTAGTGGTAACGACGCCTGA
- the ZRT2 gene encoding low-affinity Zn(2+) transporter ZRT2 (similar to Ashbya gossypii AGL143C): MSVSPEASVLAYIFKRHAGHNHSDHVEEVPQCEVGNSYDGQDHLRVVAIFVILITSAIGTIFPLLSTNYSRIRLPSYCFFFAKYFGSGVIVATGFIHLLQPANENLSNECLGGVFAQYPWAFAICMMALFSLFFVEINTHHFVHKSNRLAENGNVSGKSLKDEDSQLDSKAADAPTSVLGPPGNKHFSHDEYHQDIEQANGLATNPNKEQYSNQLISLFILEFGVVFHSILIGLALAVSSSEEFVTLFVVLIFHQMFEGLGLGTRIAEASWGSGKSLTPWLLAFGYSLATPLAIAVGLGIKHSFAPESRQSLIVNGIFDAISAGVLIYTGLIELMAHEFLFSNSFKGENGYTKMMYGFIIMCFGAGSMSLLGRWA; encoded by the coding sequence ATGTCTGTCTCCCCTGAAGCGTCAGTGTTGGCCTATATATTTAAGAGGCATGCAGGTCATAACCACTCCGACCATGTCGAAGAGGTTCCACAATGTGAAGTAGGTAATAGTTATGATGGACAGGACCATTTGCGTGTTGTAGCAATTTTTGTCATTTTAATTACTTCTGCCATTGGCACTATATTCCCCCTTCTGTCAACAAACTACTCACGTATTCGTTTACCTAGttattgttttttctttgcGAAGTACTTTGGGTCTGGAGTTATCGTTGCAACAGGATTTATTCATCTGCTTCAACCTGCAAATGAGAATTTGAGTAATGAATGTTTGGGCGGTGTATTTGCACAATACCCATGGGCCTTTGCTATTTGCATGATGGCTTTGTTCAGTCTTTTTTTCGTTGAAATTAATACTCATCATTTTGTTCATAAGTCAAATCGGTTGGCAGAGAATGGAAATGTTTCTGGTAAGAGCCTAAAAGATGAGGATTCACAACTGGATTCCAAAGCAGCGGATGCTCCCACGAGTGTGTTGGGGCCACCGGGTAATAAACACTTTAGTCATGATGAATACCATCAGGATATAGAACAAGCGAACGGATTGGCAACTAATCCTAATAAGGAACAGTACTCAAATCAGCTTATTTCGCTGTTCATTTTAGAGTTTGGTGTTGTGTTCCACTCCATCCTAATTGGTTTGGCGTTAGCTGTTTCTTCAAGTGAAGAATTTGTCActttatttgttgttttgatttTCCATCAGATGTTTGAGGGACTCGGTTTGGGAACTCGTATTGCCGAAGCGAGTTGGGGTTCAGGTAAGTCACTTACCCCTTGGTTACTAGCTTTCGGCTACTCATTAGCCACACCATTAGCAATTGCTGTAGGACTTGGTATTAAGCATTCTTTTGCACCTGAATCAAGACAGTCATTGATAGTGAACGGAATTTTTGACGCCATTTCAGCTGGTGTGTTAATTTATACAGGTCTAATCGAGTTGATGGCCCATGAGTTCCTGTTCTCAAATTCATTTAAGGGTGAGAATGGTTATACTAAAATGATGTATGGCTTTATCATCATGTGTTTTGGTGCAGGATCCATGTCCTTGCTAGGCAGATGGGCATAA
- the ARG82 gene encoding inositol polyphosphate multikinase (similar to Ashbya gossypii AGL144C), whose amino-acid sequence MHSYLVSSQRKPDLDLRKWSRLYFCTVRFCGDISEIGRCQLTNRFTLLPLCTKAAMEHKKLKHQAAGHDGSFTDTEEKLLFKLTIPKEVAFYTDIQSRKDNVDIEYPLECWMPTFVGTLTQGVVSLPNQKDITILKDEDVYSGPLVAHLKSLSIGGEQEYVVLENLIYGFNKPNILDIKLGKRLYDDDASEEKKNRLKLVSDSTTSGSMGLRICGMKIQKNDLITGLDRKHYECEKDDYVYVNKFYGRSRTSEDMIDTFKLYFSHTKLSKDRRAQLVHLFYDRLQFFYNTLLDEEVRMFSSSLLFIYEGDPDRWDQLNDKDTLFRHNFIDSDSDDSDDGSDSNEDEKHVAPLSSMSLIDFAHSKLVKGQGYDENVIEGVENMLSIFDNLCHIYK is encoded by the coding sequence atgCATTCTTATTTGGTTTCATCACAAAGGAAGCCTGATCTTGATTTACGGAAGTGGAGCCGATTGTATTTCTGTACGGTTCGATTCTGCGGAGATATAAGTGAAATTGGCAGATGCCAATTAACAAACAGGTTTACATTACTTCCACTTTGTACAAAGGCAGCAATGGAACACAAAAAGTTAAAGCATCAAGCTGCTGGTCATGATGGTTCATTTACTGATACCGAGGAGAAGTTGCTGTTCAAGCTGACAATCCCTAAGGAGGTGGCATTTTACACAGATATACAGTCTAGAAAGGACAATGTGGATATAGAGTATCCCTTGGAATGTTGGATGCCAACCTTTGTTGGAACGTTGACTCAGGGAGTAGTATCTTTACCTAACCAGAAGGACATTACGATAttgaaagatgaagatgtttaCAGTGGCCCATTGGTTGCACACCTGAAATCGCTATCAATAGGTGGGGAGCAGGAATACGTGGTGTTAGAGAACCTTATATATGGGTTTAATAAGCCGAATATTCTAGACATAAAGTTGGGCAAGCGGTTgtatgatgatgatgcatcggaggaaaagaaaaacagGTTGAAGTTAGTCAGTGACAGTACTACTTCAGGGTCAATGGGTCTAAGAATCTGTGGCAtgaaaatacaaaaaaatgaCCTTATTACAGGTTTAGACAGAAAGCACTATGAATGTGAGAAGGATGATTATGTTTATGTTAATAAGTTTTATGGTCGTTCGAGGACATCAGAAGACATGATTGATACGTTTAAATTATACTTTAGTCACACAAAGCTTTCCAAAGATAGACGTGCACAGCTAGTTCACCTTTTTTACGACAGATTACAGTTTTTCTACAATACTCTACTTGACGAAGAGGTTCGCATGTTCTCAAGCAGTCTACTATTTATTTATGAAGGTGATCCAGATCGTTGGGACCAGTTGAACGATAAAGACACTTTATTCAGGCATAATTTTATTGATTCCGATAGTGATGATAGCGACGATGGTAGTGATAGTAATGAGGATGAGAAGCATGTAGCTCCACTTAGTTCCATGTCTTTGATAGATTTCGCCCACTCTAAATTGGTGAAAGGACAGGGGTATGACGAGAACGTAATAGAGGGTGTAGAAAACATGTTAAGCATATTTGACAACCTCTGTCATATTTACAAGTGA